In one Lolium rigidum isolate FL_2022 chromosome 3, APGP_CSIRO_Lrig_0.1, whole genome shotgun sequence genomic region, the following are encoded:
- the LOC124694466 gene encoding phospholipase D beta 1-like encodes MSPDDEDGRTELPSEASLRAVLLHGSLDIWIHEARNLPNKDILSNTMGGLLKSCTSAPEGAASTSDPYVTVLVASATVARTSVIQDDENPRWAQHFLVPVAHEAAAVNFVVKDSDVFGAELIGAVAIPSETLQAGDRVEGVYPVLEPKGKPCAPGAVLRLSVQYVPVARLTMYHHGVTPGPDFPGVPNTYFPLRRGGRVTLYQDAHVPADGCLPEIRLGNGTSYRHGQCWHDVYDAMAQARSLIYITGWSVFHTIHLVRDGDKGKSLGDLLKKKSKEGVRVLLLVWDDPTSRSVLGIQMEGYMGTRDEETRRFFKHSSVQILLCARSAGKRHSWVKQKETGTIFTHHQKTVIVDADAGNGKRKVVAFVGGLDLCGGRYDTPSHPLFRTLQTLHKDDYYNPNYAVTDDRGPREPWHDLHSKIDGPAAFDVMKNFEERWLKASKRTGAKKLTKSCNDSLLWIEKIPEIAAIDDEVYSSDCDSERWDVQIFRSIDSNSVKGFPKDPREATSKNLVCGKNVLIDMSIQTAYVTAIRAAQHFIYIENQYFIGSSFHWDSHRDVGANNLIPIEIALKIANKIYANERFSAYIVIPMWPEGNPTGTPTQRILYWQKKTMQMMYEIIYRALQEMGLDGKYEPQDYLNFFCLGNREAEETPSTSSGSFSASNPQDQSRKNRRFMVYVHSKGMIVDDEYVIIGSANINQRSMAGTRDTEIAMGAYQPHYTWANMLSAPRGQIYGYRMSLWAEHIGGLEESFERPESLECVQRVRGIGEKNWRRFVSDEVSEMSGHLIKYPVSVDWNGRVAPLPGCAAFPDVGGNICGSFSHIQENLTI; translated from the exons ATGTCGCCGGACGACGAGGACGGCAGGACGGAGTTGCCGTCGGAGGCGTCGCTGCGGGCGGTGCTGCTGCACGGCAGCCTGGACATCTGGATCCACGAGGCGCGCAACCTGCCCAACAAGGACATCCTCTCCAACACCATGGGCGGCCTCCTCAAGAGCTGCACCTCCGCGCCCGAGGGCGCGGCGTCCACCAGCGACCCCTACGTGACCGTGCTCGTCGCGTCCGCCACCGTCGCGCGCACCAGCGTCATCCAGGACGACGAGAACCCACGCTGGGCGCAGCACTTCCTGGTGCCCGTCGCGCACGAGGCCGCCGCCGTCAACTTCGTCGTCAAGGACAGCGACGTCTTCGGCGCCGAGCTCATCGGCGCCGTGGCCATCCCGTCCGAGACCCTCCAGGCCGGCGACCGCGTCGAGGGCGTGTACCCGGTGCTCGAGCCCAAGGGCAAGCCGTGCGCGCCGGGCGCCGTGCTGCGGCTGTCGGTGCAGTACGTGCCGGTCGCCCGGCTCACCATGTACCACCACGGCGTCACGCCGGGGCCGGACTTTCCCGGCGTGCCCAACACCTACTTCCCGCTGCGGCGCGGCGGGCGGGTCACGCTGTACCAGGACGCGCACGTGCCCGCCGACGGGTGCCTGCCGGAGATCAGGCTCGGGAACGGGACCAGCTACCGGCACGGGCAGTGCTGGCACGACGTGTACGACGCCATGGCGCAGGCCAGGAGCCTCATCTACATCACCGGCTGGTCGGTGTTCCACACGATCCACCTGGTCCGCGATGGCGACAAGGGCAAGTCGCTGGGTGATCTGCTCAAGAAGAAGTCCAAGGAGGGGGTCAGGGTGCTGCTCCTCGTCTGGGACGACCCGACGTCCAGGAGCGTACTTGGAATCCAGATG GAAGGTTACATGGGCACAAGAGACGAGGAAACGCGCAGATTTTTCAAGCATTCTTCAGTTCAGATACTGCTCTGCGCACGTTCTGCTGGGAAAAGGCACAGCTGGGTGAAGCAAAAG GAGACAGGAACTATTTTCACCCACCATCAGAAAACAGTGATCGTCGATGCGGATGCTGGCAACGGTAAACGGAAAGTAGTTGCTTTCGTCGGAGGCCTCGATCTCTGCGGTGGGAGATATGACACTCCAAGCCACCCTTTGTTTCGCACTCTTCAGACATTGCACAAGGACGATTACTATAACCCAAACTACGCG GTGACTGACGACCGTGGCCCGAGAGAACCGTGGCATGATTTGCATTCCAAGATCGACGGTCCTGCAGCTTTTGATGTCATGAAAAACTTCGAGGAGCGTTGGTTAAAGGCATCCAAACGCACTGGGGCTAAAAAACTGACAAAATCGTGCAATGACTCGTTGCTCTGGATTGAAAAGATACCTGAGATTGCAGCTATTGACGATGAAGTCTACTCAAGTGACTGTGACTCGGAGAGATGGGATGTTCAG ATTTTCCGATCAATCGACTCAAATTCGGTCAAGGGTTTTCCAAAAGATCCGCGAGAAGCGACCAGTAAG AATCTTGTTTGCGGAAAAAATGTACTGATTGACATGAGCATACAGACAGCTTACGTTACTGCCATCCGAGCAGCTCAGCACTTTATCTATATTGAAAATCAATATTTCATTGGTTCTTCATTTCATTGGGATTCACACAGAGATGTTG GTGCTAATAATTTAATACCGATAGAGATAGCACTCAAAATTGCCAACAAGATTTACGCAAACGAGAGATTTTCGGCCTACATAGTAATTCCAATGTGGCCTGAAGGCAACCCCACTGGTACACCTACACAGAGAATTCTTTACTGGCAG AAAAAAACGATGCAAATGATGTACGAGATAATTTACAGGGCACTGCAGGAAATGGGATTGGATGGTAAATATGAGCCCCAGGATTACCTGAATTTCTTCTGCCTTGGCAACCGCGAAGCCGAAGAAACTCCTAGCACCTCCAGCGGATCATTTTCAGCAAGTAATCCTCAG GATCAATCTAGGAAGAACAGGAGGTTCATGGTGTACGTGCACTCAAAGGGCATGATCGTGGACGACGAGTACGTGATCATCGGGTCGGCCAACATCAACCAGAGGTCGATGGCAGGGACGAGGGACACGGAGATCGCCATGGGCGCGTACCAGCCCCACTACACCTGGGCCAACATGCTCTCTGCTCCCCGCGGACAG ATCTACGGGTACCGGATGTCGCTGTGGGCGGAGCACATCGGGGGGCTGGAGGAGAGCTTCGAGCGGCCGGAGAGCCTGGAGTGCGTGCAGCGGGTGCGCGGCATCGGGGAGAAGAACTGGAGGCGGTTCGTGTCGGATGAGGTGAGCGAGATGAGCGGCCACCTCATCAAGTACCCGGTCAGCGTCGACTGGAACGGCAGggtggcgccgctgccggggtgCGCCGCCTTCCCGGACGTCGGCGGCAACATCTGCGGCTCCTTCTCGCACATCCAGGAGAACCTCACCATATGA